One Natrinema longum genomic window carries:
- a CDS encoding FAD binding domain-containing protein, which translates to MKAAQFETHEPDTVEEAVSLLESLDDRAILAGGQSMVPMLRFRLAVPETVIDINCIDGLDYLEEEDGWLRIGALTRHADVEESALIDERYGSFADTAPLVADPQIRNRGTVAGAIAQADPKGDWGSVVLAHEGEVVAQGPDGERVIPAEDFFLLPYDTTLDENELITEIRVPTPAPREGSAYHKLKRKVGDYAMAGSAARLVLDEDGRIENAAIGLTAVDITNVRATDAEDHLEGERPGSEVFKRAGELAAEQSNPESDEHGDAGYKERMVNVLTQRALGDAAERAGLVKRRVSQ; encoded by the coding sequence ATGAAAGCGGCACAGTTCGAGACCCACGAGCCCGATACCGTCGAGGAAGCCGTGAGCCTGCTCGAGAGCCTGGACGACCGGGCGATCCTGGCGGGCGGACAGAGCATGGTGCCGATGCTCCGGTTCCGGCTCGCCGTGCCGGAAACGGTCATCGACATCAACTGCATCGACGGGCTCGACTACCTCGAGGAGGAGGACGGCTGGCTCCGGATCGGTGCGCTCACACGTCACGCCGACGTCGAGGAGTCGGCGCTGATCGACGAGCGGTACGGCAGCTTCGCCGATACGGCACCGCTGGTCGCGGATCCACAGATTCGAAACCGCGGCACGGTCGCCGGCGCGATCGCACAGGCGGATCCGAAAGGCGACTGGGGTAGCGTGGTGCTCGCACACGAGGGCGAGGTCGTCGCGCAGGGTCCGGACGGCGAGCGAGTCATCCCCGCCGAGGACTTCTTCCTGCTGCCCTACGATACGACCCTCGACGAGAACGAGCTCATCACCGAGATCCGGGTCCCGACGCCGGCCCCACGCGAGGGCAGTGCCTACCACAAGCTCAAACGGAAGGTCGGCGACTACGCGATGGCCGGCTCGGCCGCACGGCTCGTCCTCGACGAGGACGGCCGAATCGAGAACGCCGCCATCGGGCTCACGGCCGTCGACATCACGAACGTCCGGGCGACCGACGCCGAGGACCACCTCGAGGGCGAGCGGCCCGGCAGCGAGGTGTTCAAACGCGCCGGGGAGCTGGCGGCCGAGCAGTCCAACCCCGAATCGGACGAACACGGCGACGCGGGCTACAAGGAACGCATGGTAAACGTCCTCACCCAGCGCGCGCTCGGCGACGCCGCCGAACGCGCGGGACTGGTCAAACGGAGGGTATCACAGTGA
- a CDS encoding aerobic carbon-monoxide dehydrogenase large subunit: MSSDSERFAEAEDGGPQPEKHCGHGRGGMGEEVKRKEDQRFITGRGNYVDDIKKPGMLHCEIVRSPHAHARIEDIDKSRALSVDGVVAVLTAEDLLEHDLATMPTLMDDTQDVLVNDKVKFQSQEVAAVIATDRYTAKDGAEKVVVDYDVLDPVIGAENALEEDAPVIRDDIEGKEDNHCLDWETGDEEATAEAFEEADVTVKEDMLYQRLHPAPIETCGAVGDYDPGKDKLTVHMTSQAPHIHRTLFAQVSGIPEHKIRIVSPDVGGGFGNKVPIYPGYVVAAAASYVLEEPVKWVEERSENIQSTGFARDYDMTGELAATEDGEIQAVRTDVLADHGAFNAVAQPSKFPAGFFNIFTGSYDIDTAYGTLTAAYTNTAPGGVAYRCSFRVTEAVYLIERMVKVLADELDMDPAEIRRKNFIQPEQFPYESATGWNYDSGDYEKALDKALEMADYESYREEQQRRIEEDADKLLGIGVSSFTEVVGAGPGKSCDIAGVEMFDSAEIRVHPTGNATVRVGVQTQGQGHETTFAQIVAEELGMDVDDITVEHGDTDTDPYGLGTYGSRSTPVAGAAAAVASRKVREKAKAIAANELEAAEEDIDWDRESGEFHVAGAPDRSITITEIAAGAYMNHPSSEEPGLEAVNYYDPPEMTYPFGSYIVIVEVDRETGEVEFEKFVAVDDCGNRINPMIIEGQIHGGLAQGIGTAMLEHVTFDDNGNVTGGDFMNYLLPTSMEIPEFETGHTVTPSPHHPIGAKGVGESPTVGSPPAIVNAVVDAMSHGGISHVEMPMTPDTVWEKLDEAGLAMDPADNIALEFDGQRSDGTADD; encoded by the coding sequence ATGAGCAGCGACTCCGAACGGTTCGCGGAGGCCGAAGACGGCGGCCCACAGCCCGAGAAACACTGCGGCCACGGCCGCGGCGGGATGGGCGAGGAGGTCAAACGAAAGGAAGACCAGCGCTTCATCACCGGCCGGGGCAACTACGTCGACGACATCAAGAAGCCGGGGATGCTCCACTGCGAGATCGTCCGCAGTCCCCACGCCCACGCCCGGATCGAGGACATCGACAAGTCGCGAGCGCTTTCCGTCGACGGCGTCGTCGCCGTCCTCACCGCCGAGGACCTGCTCGAGCACGACCTCGCGACGATGCCGACGCTGATGGACGACACGCAGGACGTCCTGGTCAACGACAAGGTGAAGTTCCAGTCCCAGGAGGTCGCCGCCGTCATCGCGACCGACCGGTACACGGCCAAAGACGGGGCCGAGAAGGTCGTCGTCGACTACGACGTCCTCGACCCGGTCATCGGCGCGGAGAACGCACTCGAGGAGGACGCGCCGGTGATCAGGGACGACATCGAGGGCAAGGAGGACAACCACTGTCTCGACTGGGAGACCGGCGACGAGGAAGCGACGGCCGAGGCCTTCGAAGAGGCCGACGTCACGGTCAAAGAGGACATGCTCTATCAGCGGCTCCACCCCGCACCGATCGAGACCTGCGGTGCGGTCGGGGACTACGATCCCGGCAAGGACAAACTGACGGTCCACATGACCTCGCAGGCACCACACATCCACCGGACGCTGTTCGCGCAGGTCTCGGGGATCCCCGAACACAAGATCCGGATCGTCAGCCCGGACGTCGGGGGCGGCTTCGGCAACAAGGTGCCGATCTACCCCGGTTACGTCGTCGCCGCGGCGGCGTCGTACGTCCTCGAGGAGCCGGTCAAGTGGGTCGAGGAGCGCTCGGAGAACATCCAGTCGACCGGGTTCGCCCGGGACTACGACATGACCGGCGAGCTCGCCGCCACCGAGGACGGCGAGATCCAGGCGGTCCGAACCGACGTGCTGGCCGACCACGGTGCGTTCAACGCCGTCGCCCAGCCCTCGAAGTTCCCCGCCGGCTTCTTCAACATCTTCACCGGGTCCTACGACATCGACACCGCCTACGGCACGCTGACGGCGGCCTACACCAACACCGCGCCGGGCGGGGTGGCCTATCGCTGCTCGTTCCGCGTGACGGAGGCGGTCTACCTCATCGAGCGGATGGTGAAAGTCCTCGCGGACGAACTCGATATGGACCCCGCCGAGATCCGGCGGAAGAACTTCATCCAGCCCGAGCAGTTCCCCTACGAGAGCGCGACCGGGTGGAACTACGACTCCGGCGACTACGAGAAGGCCCTGGACAAGGCCCTCGAGATGGCCGACTACGAGAGCTACCGCGAGGAACAACAGCGCCGGATCGAGGAGGATGCCGACAAACTGCTGGGTATCGGGGTCTCCTCCTTTACCGAAGTGGTCGGGGCCGGCCCCGGCAAGTCCTGTGACATCGCGGGCGTCGAGATGTTCGACTCCGCGGAGATCCGGGTCCACCCGACCGGGAACGCCACCGTCCGGGTGGGCGTCCAGACGCAGGGACAGGGCCACGAGACGACGTTCGCACAGATCGTCGCCGAGGAACTCGGGATGGACGTCGACGACATCACCGTCGAGCACGGCGACACCGACACCGATCCCTACGGCCTCGGGACCTACGGCTCCCGGAGTACGCCGGTCGCCGGCGCGGCGGCCGCCGTCGCCTCCCGGAAGGTCCGCGAGAAGGCGAAAGCCATCGCGGCCAACGAACTCGAGGCCGCCGAGGAGGACATCGACTGGGACCGCGAGAGCGGGGAGTTCCACGTCGCCGGCGCGCCCGATCGCTCGATCACGATCACCGAGATCGCCGCCGGCGCGTACATGAACCACCCCTCGAGCGAGGAACCCGGCCTCGAGGCGGTCAACTACTACGATCCACCCGAAATGACGTATCCGTTCGGCTCGTACATCGTGATCGTCGAGGTCGACCGCGAGACCGGCGAGGTCGAGTTCGAGAAGTTCGTGGCCGTCGACGACTGTGGCAACCGCATCAACCCGATGATCATCGAGGGCCAGATCCACGGCGGACTCGCCCAGGGGATCGGGACGGCGATGCTCGAACACGTCACGTTCGACGACAACGGCAACGTCACCGGCGGCGACTTCATGAACTACCTGCTGCCGACGTCCATGGAGATCCCCGAGTTCGAGACGGGACACACCGTCACGCCGTCGCCCCACCACCCGATCGGGGCGAAAGGGGTCGGGGAGTCGCCGACGGTCGGCTCGCCGCCGGCGATCGTCAACGCCGTCGTCGACGCGATGTCCCACGGCGGGATCAGCCACGTCGAGATGCCGATGACGCCCGACACGGTCTGGGAGAAACTCGACGAAGCGGGACTCGCGATGGACCCCGCCGACAACATCGCACTCGAGTTCGATGGACAGCGAAGCGACGGGACGGCGGACGACTGA
- a CDS encoding XdhC family protein, translating to MTADTPVDGDETETSDRSATATDGELAERERALQAREEPYARATVVRREPPVSATVGDHALVTADGDIHGWIGGVSCAQSRVVSEAQAAIADGDPQLIGLAPDPDAIDRPGLAAFPMLCHSEGTLEVFIEPVLPTRELLVVGGSPIAHSLVRLATELAVDVTIVDPDGADADLPDGTTVVATLEPDEIADAVGTGPFVVVASMGEYDARGVAAGMLADAPYVGLVASEARADEVVERAAGLLEHDPAVVREGVTNPAGVDISAGTAAELATSLLAELVEVRAATGRATAGADSTAESRAGTETTDTTDPDPETESAAEPDDESVVDPVCGMTVDPDGAPSVAHDGTTYYFCCPGCADSFRNDPDDYLASTDNGVLEST from the coding sequence ATGACCGCAGACACACCAGTAGACGGCGACGAGACCGAGACGTCCGATCGATCAGCCACAGCGACCGACGGGGAGCTCGCCGAGCGAGAGCGGGCCCTGCAGGCCCGCGAGGAGCCGTACGCTCGAGCGACCGTCGTTCGCCGCGAACCGCCGGTTTCCGCCACCGTCGGCGATCACGCGCTCGTCACTGCCGACGGCGACATTCACGGCTGGATCGGCGGCGTCTCCTGTGCACAGTCCCGCGTCGTCAGCGAGGCCCAGGCCGCGATCGCCGACGGCGACCCACAGTTGATCGGTCTCGCACCCGATCCCGACGCGATCGATCGACCCGGACTCGCGGCGTTCCCGATGTTGTGCCACAGCGAGGGGACTCTCGAGGTGTTCATCGAGCCGGTACTCCCGACGAGGGAACTCCTCGTGGTCGGCGGGTCGCCGATCGCCCACTCGCTGGTCAGGCTGGCGACCGAACTCGCCGTCGACGTGACGATCGTCGACCCCGACGGCGCGGACGCCGACCTCCCGGATGGGACGACCGTCGTCGCTACGCTCGAGCCGGACGAAATCGCCGATGCGGTCGGTACGGGGCCGTTCGTCGTCGTGGCCTCGATGGGCGAGTACGACGCCCGGGGCGTCGCCGCCGGGATGCTGGCGGACGCGCCGTACGTCGGGCTCGTCGCGAGCGAGGCTCGCGCCGACGAGGTCGTCGAGCGGGCCGCAGGACTGCTCGAGCACGATCCGGCAGTCGTCCGTGAGGGGGTCACGAACCCGGCAGGCGTCGACATCTCGGCCGGGACCGCGGCCGAGCTGGCGACGAGCCTACTCGCCGAACTGGTCGAGGTGCGCGCCGCTACCGGACGGGCTACGGCAGGAGCCGATTCGACGGCCGAATCGAGGGCTGGAACGGAGACGACGGATACCACCGACCCCGATCCGGAGACGGAGTCGGCGGCCGAACCCGACGACGAATCGGTCGTCGACCCCGTGTGTGGCATGACCGTCGATCCGGACGGGGCTCCGAGCGTCGCCCACGACGGGACGACCTACTACTTCTGTTGTCCCGGCTGTGCGGACTCGTTTCGGAACGACCCGGACGACTATCTCGCGTCGACTGATAATGGGGTACTAGAATCCACATGA
- a CDS encoding (2Fe-2S)-binding protein, which translates to MTDTREITLTVNGTEHTIDVEPRQLLVHAIREELDLTGTHIGCDTGNCGACTVLKDGEPIKSCLMFATQADGSELMTVEGMEDLPEAGEDLHPLQEGFREEHGLQCGYCTPGMLMSGKALLDENPDPSEEEIREAISGNLCRCTGYQNIVRSIEYAAEELEAGEIAAADGGVVTDADGSTITPAEMTDADGEFDCGVENCCGGPMTDRDHDSIAGGESE; encoded by the coding sequence GTGACAGACACGCGCGAAATCACGCTGACGGTCAACGGCACCGAACACACGATCGACGTCGAGCCGCGACAGCTGCTCGTCCACGCGATCAGGGAGGAACTGGACCTGACCGGTACTCACATCGGCTGTGACACCGGGAACTGCGGGGCCTGTACCGTCCTCAAGGACGGCGAGCCGATCAAGTCCTGTCTCATGTTCGCGACGCAGGCCGACGGGAGCGAACTCATGACCGTCGAGGGAATGGAGGACCTCCCGGAAGCCGGCGAGGACCTGCACCCGCTCCAGGAGGGGTTCCGCGAGGAACACGGCCTGCAGTGTGGCTACTGCACGCCCGGGATGCTCATGTCCGGCAAGGCACTGCTCGACGAGAACCCGGACCCGAGCGAAGAGGAGATCCGCGAGGCGATCAGCGGCAACCTCTGTCGGTGTACGGGCTACCAGAACATCGTCCGCTCGATCGAGTACGCCGCCGAGGAACTCGAGGCGGGAGAGATCGCGGCCGCGGACGGCGGGGTCGTCACGGACGCCGACGGCTCGACGATCACGCCCGCCGAGATGACCGACGCGGACGGCGAGTTCGACTGTGGCGTCGAGAACTGCTGTGGCGGACCGATGACCGATCGCGATCACGACTCGATCGCCGGGGGTGAGAGCGAATGA